A region from the Rhodopseudomonas julia genome encodes:
- a CDS encoding 2Fe-2S iron-sulfur cluster-binding protein, whose translation MFRRLDAGAGGRVTVNVDGRPVEMKEGANLAAALLEAGFSPFRTTPAGGAPREPYCMMGVCFDCLAIIDAVPNRQTCLERVRAGMTVEIQEGAAAITEAEGEL comes from the coding sequence ATGTTCAGGCGGCTTGATGCAGGCGCCGGCGGGCGCGTCACGGTCAATGTCGACGGGCGCCCGGTGGAGATGAAGGAGGGGGCGAACCTTGCCGCAGCCCTTCTTGAGGCAGGCTTCTCGCCGTTTCGCACGACGCCTGCGGGCGGTGCGCCGCGCGAACCCTATTGCATGATGGGCGTGTGCTTTGACTGCCTTGCGATCATCGATGCCGTTCCGAACCGGCAGACCTGTTTGGAGAGGGTCCGCGCCGGCATGACGGTTGAGATCCAGGAAGGAGCTGCGGCCATCACCGAGGCGGAGGGCGAGCTTTGA
- a CDS encoding aspartate/glutamate racemase family protein, with translation MDRKKTYYGVSVGILMVHSYFRRYMGDIGHAGTWNFPVQYKVVTGAVPSMMTDLHNSSLLEPFKKAADELIEAGVDGITTTCGFLSIYQRELADYCSVPVATSSLLQVPMVERMLPTGKKVGILTYNGEVLNGPYLEAVDVDPATPVGGMPQNSNFVRWIREGDNSVTFETLRGEVVATAEKFLADHPDVGALVLECTNLAPFTADIAERLGIPVYDTVSMVNLFHAGLRPRRYVQD, from the coding sequence ATGGACAGAAAGAAAACCTATTACGGCGTCTCCGTCGGCATCTTGATGGTGCATTCCTATTTCCGCCGCTACATGGGCGATATCGGCCACGCCGGCACCTGGAATTTCCCGGTGCAGTACAAGGTGGTGACCGGGGCCGTGCCGTCGATGATGACGGACCTGCACAATTCGAGCCTGCTCGAACCCTTCAAGAAGGCGGCGGATGAGCTCATCGAGGCCGGCGTCGACGGCATCACCACGACCTGCGGCTTCCTGTCGATCTACCAGCGCGAGCTCGCCGATTATTGCAGCGTGCCGGTGGCGACGAGCAGTCTCCTGCAGGTGCCGATGGTCGAGCGCATGCTGCCGACCGGCAAGAAGGTCGGCATCCTCACCTACAATGGCGAAGTGCTGAACGGTCCGTACCTCGAGGCCGTCGACGTCGACCCAGCGACGCCCGTCGGTGGCATGCCGCAGAACTCAAACTTCGTGCGCTGGATTCGCGAGGGCGACAACTCCGTTACCTTCGAGACTTTGAGGGGCGAGGTGGTCGCAACGGCGGAGAAGTTCCTCGCCGACCATCCCGATGTCGGTGCCCTGGTGCTCGAATGCACCAACCTCGCACCGTTCACCGCCGACATTGCCGAGCGTCTCGGCATTCCGGTCTACGACACGGTGTCGATGGTGAACCTTTTCCATGCCGGGCTACGGCCGCGACGCTACGTGCAAGACTGA
- a CDS encoding FAD/NAD(P)-dependent oxidoreductase, translating into MSDANRVDLAIVGAGPAGMAAAIATRRHGLKVAVFDEQPAPGGQIYRDVETAEAGRSAILGADYLAGRPLAEAFRESGASYYPRAMVWRIAPDGLSWRAPAGGGEIAAVRILVAGGAMERPFPIKGWTLPGVMTAGAAQILLKSEGMIADNAVFIGCGPLLALVACQYLKAGVRIRAILDTTPPQNRMTALQHLPAALAAPGMLAKGIGMLARIAASPVAVYRRVESVELVGDRHLAAVRWRDPQGFHEIETGRVFLHQGIIPNLNPTVAAGCRHVWDERQLAFRPETDAFGRTSLAWLLSAGDGAGIAGAKAAALSGEIAGHAVAHDLERLDGASFEAATRPLIKARRRELALRPFLDALYRPAQSMRVPDDDDVVVCRCEEVRRGEVGRAVAEGCPGPNQLKSFTRAGMGPCQGRLCGHTVVETIAALSGATPEAVGYYRSRMPLKPVTVGEIAGLSFENNLREKSHG; encoded by the coding sequence TTGAGTGACGCAAACCGTGTCGATCTCGCGATCGTCGGCGCAGGTCCGGCCGGCATGGCTGCAGCCATTGCGACGCGCCGGCATGGGCTCAAGGTCGCCGTCTTCGACGAGCAGCCGGCGCCGGGCGGCCAGATCTACCGTGATGTGGAGACAGCGGAGGCGGGGCGTAGCGCAATTCTTGGCGCGGACTATCTCGCCGGCCGGCCGCTTGCCGAGGCGTTTCGGGAAAGCGGAGCGAGCTACTATCCGCGCGCCATGGTCTGGCGGATCGCGCCGGACGGTCTCTCCTGGAGAGCGCCTGCTGGCGGGGGTGAGATCGCGGCCGTACGCATTCTCGTGGCCGGTGGGGCAATGGAGCGTCCGTTCCCCATCAAAGGCTGGACGCTTCCCGGTGTGATGACGGCGGGAGCGGCTCAGATCCTCCTGAAGAGCGAGGGAATGATTGCCGACAATGCCGTTTTCATCGGCTGCGGACCGCTCCTGGCGCTCGTGGCGTGCCAATATCTGAAAGCCGGTGTCCGCATCCGGGCGATCCTCGATACCACGCCGCCGCAAAACCGAATGACCGCGCTGCAGCATCTGCCGGCCGCACTTGCCGCGCCGGGTATGCTCGCCAAGGGGATCGGCATGCTCGCCCGCATCGCCGCCTCGCCGGTCGCCGTTTACCGGCGTGTGGAAAGCGTCGAACTCGTGGGCGATAGGCATCTCGCCGCCGTGCGCTGGCGCGACCCGCAAGGCTTCCATGAGATCGAGACGGGACGCGTCTTTCTGCACCAGGGCATCATCCCGAACCTCAACCCGACCGTAGCGGCCGGATGCCGGCATGTCTGGGACGAACGCCAGCTCGCCTTCCGGCCCGAGACGGACGCGTTCGGCCGCACCAGCCTCGCCTGGCTTCTGTCCGCCGGCGATGGTGCCGGCATCGCCGGGGCGAAAGCCGCGGCGTTGTCGGGTGAAATTGCCGGCCATGCGGTGGCGCACGACCTTGAGCGCCTCGACGGCGCATCCTTCGAGGCGGCCACGCGGCCGCTCATCAAGGCGCGTCGGCGCGAACTTGCGTTGCGCCCTTTCCTCGATGCGCTTTACCGCCCGGCGCAGAGCATGCGCGTGCCAGACGACGATGACGTCGTCGTCTGCCGATGCGAGGAGGTGAGGCGGGGCGAGGTGGGGCGCGCCGTTGCGGAAGGCTGTCCCGGCCCCAATCAGCTGAAGAGTTTTACCCGCGCCGGCATGGGCCCATGCCAGGGGCGCCTGTGCGGCCATACGGTGGTGGAGACGATCGCCGCACTGTCCGGAGCCACGCCGGAAGCGGTTGGATACTATCGCAGCCGGATGCCGTTGAAACCGGTCACGGTCGGCGAGATCGCCGGTCTATCGTTTGAAAACAACTTGAGGGAGAAAAGCCATGGGTAA
- a CDS encoding carboxymuconolactone decarboxylase family protein, translating into MGKPQSIEYADASPEVKAVFDDIKTSRGIPDVNNFWKYLANDPTTLKRTWESVKEVMAPGALDPLVKELIYVAVSVTNNCGYCIASHTASAEKAGMTAAQFGELMAVVGMANETNRLVNGYRVPIDPAYEK; encoded by the coding sequence ATGGGTAAGCCGCAGTCGATCGAATATGCGGACGCATCGCCGGAGGTAAAGGCGGTCTTCGACGACATCAAGACCTCGCGGGGTATCCCCGACGTCAACAATTTCTGGAAGTATCTCGCCAACGATCCGACGACGCTGAAGCGCACCTGGGAGAGCGTCAAGGAGGTGATGGCGCCCGGAGCGCTCGATCCGCTCGTCAAGGAGCTCATCTATGTGGCCGTCAGCGTCACCAACAATTGCGGCTACTGCATCGCAAGTCACACCGCATCCGCGGAGAAGGCGGGGATGACGGCGGCGCAGTTCGGCGAGTTGATGGCGGTTGTCGGCATGGCCAACGAGACCAACCGGCTCGTCAACGGCTACCGTGTGCCCATCGACCCCGCCTACGAGAAATAG
- a CDS encoding TRAP transporter permease has protein sequence MRDLNGPIGIAVAVWLAAMAALHFYFTGFGFPEPLKLASLHLMFAVPPIFLLYPAFKSSPRHRPSLFDGIFAVAAFLPSLYIYLDPGRVYDRSAFIDPPTLLETVLGTILVVLILEAVRRALSIALSILTGLVILYMFICDLLPGVWYYRDLPYNQIIDILYLMNGSGLYGQLTGISATIVAAFLVFGAFLQTSGMGRLFMHLGTFLAGRYKGGPAKVVVVESGLFGMTSGSSVANVVVTGSVTIPEMKRMGFPPAMAGGIEAAASVGGLIMPPIMGAAAFVMAEMISVPYVDIISAAFIGAVLYYLGIFVAVHFQSKRLGIASLPKHEIATFRDVLFDVHFIIPIVVLLTLMTMHFSPYFSAFWATVAVVLSAWLRTHTRMGPMKIWTALVNAGRTICVIAVAVTAAGIITAALTNTGLLLAFTGIIKDLAGDSLFLLVVLVAISCLFLGMGVPTTPAYIITAAIGAPIIAEHGVAPLLSIHLFVLYFAVLADATPPVAAASYAAAAIARANPIMTGFHAFRMAVGGFIVGIAFIYEPAITLDGSLYEIVTATAAIASGIVLISLGYVGYTDGRLPFWLRGLLIVAGIGCALLHEVPELYRSLFGFALVATVIFGGRRYFAAMAEREPASELTNEA, from the coding sequence ATGCGTGACCTCAACGGACCGATCGGCATCGCTGTCGCCGTCTGGCTGGCCGCGATGGCGGCCCTGCACTTCTATTTCACCGGCTTCGGCTTTCCCGAGCCGCTGAAGCTCGCGAGCCTGCACCTCATGTTTGCGGTGCCGCCCATCTTCCTGCTCTACCCGGCCTTCAAGAGCTCACCGCGCCATCGCCCGAGCCTGTTTGACGGCATTTTCGCCGTCGCTGCCTTTCTGCCGAGCCTTTATATCTATCTCGACCCGGGCCGGGTCTACGACCGCAGCGCGTTCATCGATCCCCCGACGCTTCTGGAGACGGTGCTTGGCACAATTCTCGTCGTCCTGATCCTGGAGGCGGTGCGGCGCGCTCTTTCCATCGCGCTGTCGATCCTGACCGGCCTCGTCATCCTCTATATGTTCATCTGCGATCTGCTGCCCGGTGTTTGGTACTACCGCGACCTGCCGTACAACCAGATCATCGACATCCTCTATTTGATGAACGGCAGTGGCCTTTACGGTCAGCTTACCGGCATTTCTGCGACCATCGTCGCAGCCTTCCTCGTCTTCGGTGCCTTCCTGCAGACAAGCGGCATGGGCCGGCTCTTCATGCATCTCGGGACCTTCCTCGCCGGGCGCTACAAGGGCGGGCCGGCGAAAGTCGTGGTGGTGGAATCCGGCCTCTTCGGCATGACGAGCGGTTCCTCCGTCGCCAATGTCGTCGTCACCGGCTCCGTCACCATCCCGGAGATGAAGCGCATGGGCTTCCCGCCGGCGATGGCCGGCGGCATCGAAGCGGCGGCAAGCGTCGGCGGTCTCATCATGCCGCCGATCATGGGCGCCGCCGCCTTCGTCATGGCCGAGATGATTTCGGTGCCGTATGTCGACATCATCTCCGCCGCCTTCATCGGCGCGGTTCTTTATTATCTCGGCATCTTCGTCGCCGTGCACTTCCAGTCGAAGCGGCTCGGTATCGCCTCGCTGCCGAAGCACGAGATCGCCACCTTCCGGGACGTCCTTTTCGACGTGCACTTCATCATCCCGATCGTCGTGCTTCTGACGCTGATGACGATGCACTTCTCGCCGTATTTCTCCGCCTTCTGGGCAACGGTCGCCGTCGTCCTCAGCGCCTGGCTGCGCACGCATACGCGTATGGGGCCGATGAAGATCTGGACGGCGCTCGTCAATGCCGGGCGCACGATCTGCGTCATCGCTGTCGCCGTTACGGCTGCCGGCATCATCACCGCAGCCCTCACCAATACCGGGCTCCTGCTCGCCTTCACCGGCATCATCAAGGACTTGGCGGGGGATTCCCTGTTCCTCCTCGTCGTGCTGGTGGCGATAAGCTGCCTGTTCCTCGGAATGGGTGTACCGACCACACCCGCCTACATCATCACCGCCGCCATTGGAGCGCCGATCATTGCCGAGCATGGCGTGGCGCCGCTCCTGTCGATCCATCTCTTCGTGCTGTATTTCGCGGTTCTTGCCGATGCGACACCACCGGTCGCGGCCGCCTCCTATGCGGCTGCGGCGATCGCGCGAGCCAATCCGATCATGACCGGGTTCCATGCCTTCCGCATGGCCGTCGGCGGTTTCATCGTCGGCATCGCCTTTATTTACGAGCCGGCGATCACGCTTGATGGATCTCTCTACGAAATCGTCACCGCTACGGCGGCGATCGCCAGCGGTATCGTGCTGATTAGCCTCGGCTATGTCGGCTACACCGACGGCCGCCTGCCGTTCTGGCTGCGCGGGCTCCTTATCGTGGCCGGCATCGGCTGCGCGCTCTTGCATGAGGTGCCGGAGCTCTATCGCAGCCTCTTCGGCTTTGCCCTCGTCGCCACCGTCATTTTTGGAGGGCGGCGCTATTTCGCCGCCATGGCCGAGCGCGAGCCTGCCTCCGAACTCACGAACGAAGCTTAG
- a CDS encoding transketolase-like TK C-terminal-containing protein, with translation MDTDTIRHLKAVEKELLWLSSWMIHNANNVREKDAVKVGGHQASCASMVSIMTALYFHALRPEDRVAVKPHASPLFHAMQYLMGNQTRDKLEAFRGYGGAQSYPSRTKDVDDVDFSTGSVGLGVGITAFASLVQDYITAHSWGRDVPLGRMIALVGDAELDEGNVYECLQEGWKHELRNTWWIIDYNRQSLDGVVREGLWQRIEAVFHAFGWNVVVLKYGALQRAAFEEPGGDRLRAWIDTCPNQLYSALAFQGGAAWRKRLMDDIGDQGAVSELLERRSDAELGELMNNLGGHCVRSLADAFDAVDDDTPTVFLAYTIKGWGTPLAGHKDNHAGLMTGAQMGELKSALGVADGAEWGPFATCGDDPELRRFLAAVPFFEKGTRRYKAKKVATPGPVLLDDKVLSTQAGFGKILDGLARAGSEIADHIVTTAPDVTVSTNLGPWVNRRGLFARQALSDTFRDERVPSAQKWIFSPEGQHIELGIAEMNLFLLLGAAGLSHTLFGERLIPIGAVYDPFIARGLDALNYACYQDARFLIVGTPSGISLAPEGGAHQSIGSPLIGLSQDGLASFEPAFLDELSVIMDWAFDYLQRDGEGDPDERTWLRDETGGSVYLRLTTRPLEQPIRRTDEDFTRGVIDGAYWLREPGPNADVVLAYQGTVAPEVIQAAGQLGEGRRDIGVLAVTSADRLNAGWTAAQRARRRGHRKAAGHVETLLKPLPRHCTIVTVTDGHPATLGWLGAVAGHRTVPLGVEHFGQTGTIADLYRHYGIDTASIVESVAALTPGRAIRGVLTS, from the coding sequence ATGGACACGGACACAATCCGGCACCTGAAGGCGGTGGAGAAGGAGCTTTTGTGGCTCTCGTCCTGGATGATCCACAACGCCAACAATGTGCGCGAGAAGGATGCGGTGAAGGTCGGCGGTCACCAGGCCTCCTGCGCCTCCATGGTGTCGATCATGACGGCGCTTTATTTCCACGCCCTTCGGCCCGAGGACCGGGTGGCGGTGAAGCCGCATGCCTCGCCGCTCTTCCACGCCATGCAGTATCTGATGGGCAACCAGACCCGCGACAAGCTCGAAGCCTTTCGCGGCTATGGCGGCGCCCAATCTTATCCGAGCCGCACCAAGGACGTCGACGACGTCGATTTCTCCACCGGCTCGGTCGGCCTCGGCGTCGGCATCACCGCCTTCGCCTCGCTCGTGCAGGACTACATCACCGCCCACAGCTGGGGTCGTGACGTGCCGCTCGGGCGCATGATCGCCCTTGTCGGCGATGCCGAGCTCGATGAAGGCAATGTCTACGAATGCCTGCAGGAAGGCTGGAAGCACGAGCTGCGCAACACCTGGTGGATCATCGACTACAACCGCCAGAGCCTCGACGGCGTGGTGCGCGAGGGGCTGTGGCAGCGCATCGAGGCGGTGTTCCACGCTTTTGGCTGGAATGTCGTGGTGCTGAAATACGGCGCCCTGCAACGCGCCGCCTTCGAGGAGCCCGGCGGGGACCGCCTGCGGGCTTGGATCGACACCTGTCCGAACCAGCTCTATTCGGCGCTCGCCTTCCAGGGTGGGGCCGCATGGCGAAAGCGGCTGATGGACGATATCGGCGATCAGGGGGCGGTGAGCGAGCTTCTGGAACGGCGCTCCGATGCCGAGCTCGGCGAACTCATGAACAATCTCGGCGGTCATTGTGTGCGCTCGCTCGCCGACGCCTTCGATGCCGTGGACGACGATACGCCGACGGTCTTCCTCGCCTATACGATCAAGGGCTGGGGCACACCGCTCGCCGGCCACAAGGACAACCATGCCGGCCTGATGACCGGCGCCCAGATGGGCGAGCTGAAATCGGCCCTTGGCGTTGCCGACGGTGCCGAATGGGGGCCCTTCGCCACCTGCGGCGACGATCCGGAGCTTCGCCGCTTTCTCGCTGCCGTACCTTTCTTCGAGAAGGGAACGCGGCGCTACAAGGCGAAGAAGGTCGCAACGCCCGGGCCGGTCCTGCTCGACGACAAGGTGCTCTCCACCCAGGCCGGCTTCGGCAAGATCCTCGATGGCCTGGCGCGTGCCGGCTCTGAAATCGCCGATCACATCGTCACCACTGCGCCGGACGTCACGGTCTCGACCAATCTCGGACCCTGGGTGAACCGCCGCGGCCTCTTCGCCCGCCAGGCGCTCTCCGACACGTTTCGCGACGAGCGCGTGCCCTCGGCGCAGAAATGGATTTTCTCGCCGGAAGGTCAGCATATCGAGCTCGGCATCGCCGAGATGAATCTCTTCCTGCTTCTCGGCGCTGCGGGTCTGTCGCATACGCTGTTCGGCGAGCGGTTGATTCCAATCGGTGCTGTCTACGATCCCTTCATCGCGCGCGGTCTCGATGCCCTCAACTATGCCTGCTACCAGGATGCGCGCTTCCTCATCGTCGGCACGCCCTCCGGCATCTCGCTAGCACCCGAGGGCGGCGCGCATCAGTCGATCGGCTCGCCTCTCATCGGCCTCAGCCAGGACGGGCTGGCAAGCTTCGAGCCGGCCTTCCTGGACGAACTCTCGGTGATCATGGATTGGGCCTTCGACTATCTGCAGCGCGATGGCGAAGGCGATCCGGACGAGCGGACCTGGCTGCGCGACGAGACCGGCGGCTCGGTCTATCTGCGGCTGACGACGCGCCCGCTGGAGCAGCCGATCCGGCGCACCGACGAAGACTTTACCCGCGGCGTCATCGACGGCGCCTATTGGCTGCGCGAGCCGGGGCCGAATGCCGACGTCGTGCTCGCCTATCAGGGCACCGTCGCCCCGGAAGTGATCCAGGCGGCTGGGCAATTGGGCGAGGGCCGGCGCGATATCGGCGTTCTCGCCGTCACCTCTGCCGACCGCCTCAATGCCGGCTGGACGGCGGCGCAGCGCGCCCGTCGGCGGGGTCATCGCAAGGCCGCCGGTCATGTGGAAACGCTGCTGAAGCCTCTGCCGCGCCACTGCACCATCGTGACGGTGACGGACGGTCATCCCGCGACACTTGGCTGGCTCGGCGCCGTTGCCGGGCACCGCACGGTGCCGCTCGGCGTGGAGCATTTCGGCCAGACAGGCACGATCGCCGACCTCTACCGCCATTACGGCATCGACACGGCAAGCATCGTGGAGAGCGTGGCGGCGCTGACACCGGGTCGCGCGATCCGCGGCGTGCTGACGAGCTGA
- a CDS encoding AMP-binding protein, with product MTHGAIPPEDMQGSAEPQNDGVSTPVSDVRIHGLAKNFNELSNRVPERVFAHTPEGPLTFGELSARAEAMIAHLSAHGVRPGDRVVVMMRNSPASLALIFGLMRAGMIWVPTNPALVGDGLAHAIRLVEAAIVVCDPDLVETIESCGAAAENGILPLAGLPPATQSARFEKPLLAPEDLVALMFTSGTTGPSKAVMVTHAMLELSAQAAAFCAGLRPGDNLYVWEPFYHIGGAQVIALPLLHDVVLTLRDRFSASRFWADVREAGCTHIHHLGGIIQILLKQPPLPLDRDHNVRIAWGGGCPADVWKAFEDRFGVAIRECYGMTESSSLTTCNTEGAVGSVGRPLPWFTVTVKDDAGKVLGAGEGRGEIIVNTSLPAAIFPGYYRNPEATAKALRDDGFHTGDLGSWNEDGLLFFHGRMGDSIRCRGENVSSHEVESIALRHPDVEECAMVGVPAEVGEYDIQLFVVRRKGSELQPDALHAWLAARLAPYQRPRYIAFVEEFPKTPSQRIQKHRLPQEPEGRWDGAAHTERRNP from the coding sequence ATGACACACGGCGCCATTCCGCCCGAGGACATGCAGGGGTCGGCCGAGCCGCAGAACGACGGGGTTTCCACGCCGGTCTCCGATGTGCGCATTCACGGCTTGGCAAAAAACTTCAACGAGCTGTCCAACCGCGTACCCGAACGCGTGTTCGCCCACACGCCGGAGGGGCCGCTCACCTTCGGGGAACTCTCCGCCCGCGCCGAAGCGATGATCGCGCATCTGTCGGCCCATGGCGTGCGGCCGGGCGACCGTGTGGTCGTGATGATGCGCAACAGCCCTGCGTCGCTGGCGCTGATCTTCGGGTTGATGCGGGCCGGCATGATCTGGGTTCCGACGAACCCGGCGCTTGTGGGCGACGGGCTCGCCCATGCGATCAGGCTCGTCGAAGCCGCGATCGTGGTGTGCGATCCCGATCTCGTGGAAACCATCGAAAGCTGCGGCGCGGCAGCCGAAAACGGCATCCTGCCCTTGGCCGGGCTGCCGCCGGCCACACAGAGCGCGCGCTTTGAGAAGCCCCTTCTGGCCCCCGAAGACCTCGTCGCGCTCATGTTCACCTCAGGCACGACGGGTCCGTCCAAGGCTGTCATGGTCACGCATGCCATGCTGGAATTGTCGGCCCAGGCGGCGGCATTCTGCGCCGGGCTGCGACCGGGCGACAACCTCTATGTCTGGGAGCCATTTTACCATATCGGCGGCGCGCAGGTGATCGCATTGCCGCTCCTGCATGACGTCGTTCTGACGCTGCGAGACCGGTTCAGCGCCAGCCGCTTCTGGGCGGATGTGCGCGAAGCCGGCTGCACGCATATCCATCATCTCGGCGGCATCATCCAGATCCTTTTAAAGCAGCCCCCCTTGCCACTTGACCGCGACCACAATGTGCGGATTGCCTGGGGCGGCGGCTGTCCGGCAGATGTCTGGAAAGCCTTCGAGGACCGCTTCGGCGTGGCGATCCGCGAATGCTACGGCATGACGGAATCCTCGAGCCTGACGACCTGCAACACCGAAGGCGCCGTCGGCTCCGTCGGCCGCCCTCTCCCCTGGTTCACCGTGACGGTGAAGGACGACGCCGGCAAGGTGCTCGGCGCTGGCGAAGGGCGCGGCGAGATCATCGTGAATACGTCGCTTCCGGCAGCGATTTTTCCGGGCTATTACCGCAACCCAGAAGCGACGGCGAAGGCGCTGCGCGACGATGGTTTCCACACCGGCGATCTCGGCTCGTGGAACGAGGACGGGCTCCTCTTCTTCCACGGGCGCATGGGCGACAGTATCCGCTGCCGTGGCGAGAACGTCTCGTCCCATGAGGTTGAATCGATCGCGTTGCGGCATCCCGATGTCGAAGAATGCGCCATGGTCGGTGTGCCTGCCGAGGTCGGGGAATACGACATTCAGCTCTTCGTCGTCCGGCGCAAAGGTTCCGAACTGCAGCCGGACGCGCTCCATGCCTGGCTCGCAGCCCGCCTCGCACCGTATCAGCGGCCGCGCTACATCGCTTTCGTCGAGGAATTCCCGAAGACGCCGAGTCAGCGCATCCAGAAACACCGCCTCCCGCAAGAGCCCGAGGGGCGGTGGGACGGCGCAGCACATACGGAGCGGAGAAATCCATGA
- a CDS encoding NAD(P)/FAD-dependent oxidoreductase: MSEARSTQWAVIGGGIVGAAIAYGLARAGAKPLLLDEGDVAHRAARGNLGNVWVQGKGAALPPYADLSRRAANDWAGFADELREVTGVDVHFRRPGAFFLCFSPEELEKRGAMMARLNDAATVKSRFEVLEADELRRRLPAAGQALAGAIFSPDDGTANPLRLLRALIQGTVLLGGKYLPCQRAESITVSGGGVEIATEKGPVRAERVVLAAGLGNARLAPLLGLDAPVRPVRGQILVTEKVRPFLDCGTNFVRQTVEGGCVFGESSEEVGFDEGTTLPVLRETAIRAVAAFPLLRHVQVVRAWGALRIMSPDGAPIYQQTEDRRAFLVSVHSGVTLSSFHAGPLVETLMAEGFSGPAYRPFSPERFHVQAA, translated from the coding sequence GTGAGCGAAGCGCGTTCTACGCAATGGGCGGTGATTGGCGGCGGCATCGTTGGCGCCGCCATCGCCTATGGGCTCGCCCGCGCCGGCGCAAAGCCGCTCCTCCTCGACGAGGGCGATGTCGCGCACCGGGCGGCCCGCGGCAATCTCGGCAATGTCTGGGTGCAAGGGAAGGGGGCGGCCCTTCCTCCCTATGCCGATCTCAGCCGGCGCGCTGCCAATGACTGGGCGGGCTTCGCCGACGAGCTTCGGGAGGTGACGGGCGTCGACGTGCATTTCCGCCGGCCCGGCGCCTTCTTTCTCTGCTTTTCGCCGGAGGAACTTGAAAAGCGCGGCGCCATGATGGCGCGCCTCAACGACGCCGCGACGGTGAAGAGCCGCTTTGAGGTGCTGGAGGCTGACGAGCTGAGGCGCCGGCTGCCGGCCGCAGGTCAAGCGCTTGCTGGTGCCATCTTCTCGCCCGACGATGGCACGGCGAACCCCTTGCGGCTCCTGCGCGCCCTGATCCAGGGAACGGTCCTTCTCGGTGGCAAATACCTTCCTTGCCAGAGGGCGGAAAGTATCACCGTTTCCGGAGGTGGTGTCGAGATCGCGACGGAGAAGGGGCCCGTGCGGGCGGAGCGGGTGGTGCTCGCTGCCGGGCTCGGCAATGCCCGGCTTGCGCCGCTTCTCGGTCTCGACGCACCGGTGCGTCCGGTCCGCGGCCAAATTCTTGTGACGGAAAAGGTCCGTCCCTTCCTCGACTGCGGTACCAATTTCGTCCGCCAGACCGTGGAGGGCGGCTGCGTCTTTGGTGAATCCTCTGAGGAGGTCGGCTTCGACGAGGGGACGACGCTTCCGGTGTTGCGCGAGACCGCTATACGCGCCGTCGCGGCCTTTCCGCTCCTGCGCCACGTTCAGGTGGTGCGCGCCTGGGGTGCGCTCAGGATCATGAGCCCGGACGGTGCGCCGATCTATCAGCAGACGGAGGATCGTCGTGCCTTCCTTGTCAGCGTCCACAGCGGCGTGACGCTCTCCTCCTTTCATGCCGGTCCGCTGGTGGAGACCCTCATGGCCGAAGGCTTTTCGGGCCCAGCCTATCGGCCCTTCTCGCCGGAGCGTTTTCATGTTCAGGCGGCTTGA
- a CDS encoding enoyl-CoA hydratase/isomerase family protein translates to MADSILSETIGQVRRITLNRPDKLNAWNTQMRDMLNAALDDAEADPDIRAIILTGAGDRAFGAGQDLSESKTFDADRAETWMGEWKALYNRFRLGSKPIVAALNGLAAGSAFQVALLCDLRVAHPGVKMGQPEINSGIPTVTGNWIMREHLGLARTIDLTLTGRMIEAEEAFAFGLISRLVPADEVQATALELAELLASKPPVAMRLDRQRIAEVTQAGFDDAMNSGIRVQVEAYGTGEPQAMMEAFFEARRKR, encoded by the coding sequence ATGGCAGATTCCATCCTCTCCGAGACAATCGGCCAAGTCCGCCGCATCACTCTGAACCGGCCGGACAAGCTCAATGCGTGGAACACGCAGATGCGTGACATGCTCAACGCCGCCCTCGACGACGCCGAGGCCGATCCGGACATTCGCGCCATCATCCTGACAGGCGCCGGCGACCGCGCCTTCGGCGCCGGGCAGGATCTGAGCGAAAGCAAGACCTTCGACGCGGACCGTGCCGAAACCTGGATGGGCGAATGGAAGGCGCTGTACAATCGCTTCCGCCTCGGCTCGAAGCCGATCGTTGCAGCACTCAATGGCCTGGCGGCCGGATCGGCCTTCCAGGTGGCACTTTTGTGCGATCTGCGCGTCGCGCATCCGGGCGTGAAAATGGGCCAGCCGGAGATCAATTCCGGCATCCCGACTGTCACCGGCAACTGGATCATGCGCGAGCATCTCGGTCTGGCCCGCACCATCGATCTCACCCTCACGGGCCGGATGATCGAGGCGGAAGAGGCCTTCGCGTTCGGCCTGATCAGCCGGCTCGTGCCGGCGGACGAGGTTCAGGCGACGGCGCTCGAACTTGCCGAACTCCTCGCTTCAAAGCCCCCCGTCGCCATGCGCCTCGACCGCCAGAGGATCGCAGAGGTGACGCAGGCCGGCTTCGACGACGCCATGAATTCGGGCATCCGCGTCCAAGTCGAGGCCTATGGGACCGGTGAGCCGCAGGCCATGATGGAAGCTTTCTTCGAAGCGCGCCGCAAGCGCTGA